Proteins from a single region of Pongo abelii isolate AG06213 chromosome 17, NHGRI_mPonAbe1-v2.0_pri, whole genome shotgun sequence:
- the MC4R gene encoding melanocortin receptor 4, with product MVNSTHRGMHTSLHLWNRSSYRLHSNASESLGKGYSDGGCYEQLFVSPEVFVTLGVISLLENILVIVAIAKNKNLHSPMYFFICSLAVADMLVSVSNGSETIVITLLNSTDTDAQSFTVNIDNVIDSVICSSLLASICSLLSIAVDRYFTIFYALQYHNIMTVKRVGIIISCIWAACTVSGVLFIIYSDSSAVIICLITMFFTMLALMASLYVHMFLMARLHIKRIAVLPGTGAIRQGANMKGAITLTILIGVFVVCWAPFFLHLIFYISCPQNPYCVCFMSHFNLYLILIMCNSIIDPLIYALRSQELRKTFKEIICCYPLGGLCDLSSRY from the coding sequence ATGGTGAACTCCACCCACCGTGGGATGCACACTTCTCTGCACCTCTGGAACCGCAGCAGTTACAGACTGCACAGCAATGCCAGTGAGTCCCTTGGAAAAGGCTACTCTGATGGAGGGTGCTACGAGCAACTTTTTGTCTCTCCTGAGGTGTTTGTGACTCTGGGTGTCATCAGCTTGTTGGAGAATATCTTAGTGATTGTGGCAATAGCCAAGAACAAGAATCTGCATTCACCCATGTACTTTTTCATCTGCAGCCTGGCTGTGGCTGATATGCTGGTGAGCGTTTCAAATGGATCAGAAACCATTGTCATCACCCTATTAAACAGTACAGATACGGATGCACAGAGTTTCACAGTGAATATTGATAATGTCATTGACTCGGTGATCTGTAGCTCCTTGCTTGCATCCATTTGCAGCCTGCTTTCAATTGCAGTGGACAGGTACTTTACTATCTTCTATGCTCTCCAGTACCATAACATTATGACAGTTAAGCGGGTTGGGATCATCATAAGTTGTATCTGGGCAGCTTGCACGGTTTCAGGTGTTTTGTTCATCATTTACTCAGATAGTAGTGCTGTCATCATCTGCCTCATCACCATGTTCTTCACCATGCTGGCTCTCATGGCTTCTCTCTATGTCCACATGTTCCTGATGGCCAGGCTTCACATTAAGAGGATTGCTGTCCTCCCTGGCACTGGTGCCATCCGCCAAGGTGCCAATATGAAGGGAGCGATTACCTTGACCATCCTGATTGGCGTCTTTGTTGTCTGCTGGGCCCCATTCTTCCTCCACTTAATATTCTACATTTCTTGTCCTCAGAATCCATATTGTGTGTGTTTCATGTCTCACTTTAACTTGTATCTCATACTGATCATGTGTAATTCAATCATCGATCCTCTGATTTATGCACTCCGGAGTCAAGAACTGAGGAAAACCTTCAAAGAGATCATCTGTTGCTATCCCCTGGGAGGCCTTTGTGACTTGTCTAGCAGATATTAA